In Nematostella vectensis chromosome 12, jaNemVect1.1, whole genome shotgun sequence, the genomic window GGCTCAGGGAGGACATCACACCACCGCCACCCCCCGAGGGGCACGACAAAAGAGCCCAATACGAAAGCGATAGGGTTGCCTTCATGGAAAACGTGGACGACTCACTCTTCCATCCGCAATCCTACGTCCATGCTTTCAAAGATTCCTACGCTGCGTGGGCCTTAGATTTACCTACCGGTAAATGGGTTTGGGAAACCTACGATGCCACCTTTGTGGTACCACCGCCCCCTTACTCCCACTTTCTATGGGAGAGGTACGCCCAGGACCCTATAGGATGGTGTGCACGCGACCACCCCTGGAGCCGTGACTACACGGAACAAAACGATGGTATCCTCGAGAGCGACGAAACGATGGCTGAGgaagagggggaggaggaagAAGACAACTCAATACTCCACTCACTACTCAACCCCCCCACCACTTGGGCTGAACGCCATGGGGAGGACGAGGACGAGGTGGAAGACGACGAAGGGGTATTATACGCCAACCAACCAGCCAACCCACAACACTCGCGCAGATTCCAACGGTATCGTGCCAGACAAATAGCCCAAGCCCTAATGCAAGTACGTGCAGATtaccaaaacaacaacaacaacaacaacaacaacaacaacaacaacaacaacaacaacaacaacaacgaaacCGAAGAGGTGGATAGAGAGGCAGCTACACGGACACCATCGCCCAACGAGCAACAGGTGATACAAGAGAATAATAAACGACTAACACGCCTAGTTTGGATAATAAACTCGGTGGGGGGATCACTAATAATACTACTAGTACTACTATTGGTGTTGCTGgggtaaaaaaacacaactaaCACATTACTCCCCCTGCAGGTTGCAAGCGATGTACGGGACAGTGAGCAAGTTGTCTACAACCTACGCAGGGGGAGGACAATACGCCCCTTCCCCACTAACCTACAAAGAATAAGACAACTCAGAAGACAGCCATCACCCATACGGGTACGGGCACCCACGGCCCAAAGCACCGAAGAAACCAGTCGGAACCTGGCGCAACTTAGCCTATTGCAGCGTAGGGGACATCCACCTCTCCCGCGACTACGCTTGCGCCTGACGCGCCTGAcgccaccacaaccaccacaaccaccacaaccacaacCCCCGGAGCAACAAGGACCAGAGGTACAGTCACAAATGGAAGCAAACAACGTACGTAATATAATGGAGCGTATGGTAATCCGCCCAACCTCCCGCCCCTCTTTTGTAGACCCAAGAATCTACGAACAGGTCAGAGCCCACATAGACGCAGTGGTACAACGCCGTCTGAACTCCGTAGAGTCCCCCGCACAGATCACACACCTCCCAACGGAAGAAGAGATAGAGGAGTTCCAGCGCTTTAGTCTAGGACTGATAATGGACACTTACTACGGATAAGGGGTAGCTAAAAAAGTAATTTTGTAAACAAGACAACTCCCTCTTTActatatccttttttttttattaaaaaattgcACAAACTGCTACAAGCATAAGACTAGTGTCCTCTCTTTCTCACAAAAACACCCTACTCATCGTTGTAGGGGTATGTATCCACTATGCCTAGGGCAACCTGGCGTATTAGGTGAAAAACAGCCTCCTTCGTCTTCTCTCCCCTCCTTATCAGCTCTGGTGTGTTCGTATTGCCATCCACCCAATCTTGCATCATCTCTATCAACTCATCTGGGGTGAGGAGAGCAAGTACCGCTCCAATATAATTCTTGATACCATGTGGTGGTTGGGACACCCTCAGCGCTGTATTCAGTAGTTTGGTACCAAACCAAATGGCGTCAGTAGCCTTCGACTTAACGTGGTCGAAACACTTGACCCAGCGTTGCCTATAGAGGTCTGGGTTTGTGAAGTAGCTCTCGTTCGCACCTGACTTAAACATGAGTGCGTCAACGGCGGTAGCCATCACCTTGTAGACGTAGAAATTGGTGGCTTGCACCAGTTTGTTGGCATCACGGGCGTCAGGCATCTCGAACGTCACCCCTTTCTTACCGGTCTCACCCTCCTTCTTCACCTTGTCGATGGGGATATTGAGAGGGATGTTAGGGATGTTCAAAAAGGTTGGGCGGACCATCCGTTGGGGTTCTGGTACCCCCATGCACTCCAATGGGTTCATGCAGCGGCAGGTGGCGGCGCTTCCATTGCTCAGTGCTGCTTGGTAGTCTTCCTCCAACGACTTCGCACGTTGTGCGCTCCTCTCCTTGTACGCTGCCACGTCCTCCTTTCTTATCTTTGACCACTCCTCCCAGTCGAAGTCCTTACCCCACACGCCCACGTGCTCCATCCACGCCCCTAGCTCCACATTCACCTCCTTCTCGAGCTCTTTCTCACCCCAAGGGTTCTCCAAGCTCCTCTCCGCTTTCAGTGCCTCCCTGACTAGGCGCTTCTCCTTCGTCTCTGGCTCTCCTCCATGGTGCTTAGTAATATGTGTCTCTGCCATTTTCTTCTCAACATCCGTTACATAGGTCTTtgacattcttttttttctcaggcgTGTGAGGTAGCTTTCGTCCCACTACGTCGCACCGTTATATCCTTTCCCGCGCTGACGTCACCGTGTTGTCGCGCGCGCGGGAGCCAATCCCGACCCCGCGTGACGTCACACCCCTAACCAGATATCTCCATTCCCATTGGTTAACAccacctgtgacgtcacacacctGACCATATATCCACCAATCAGAATCCAGCttgaccacccctcccctagctGACCAAAACCTGACCAAATATACTAGTGATACTACTCCCTCCGAACCAAAAACAACCGATCTCGCCACAGCTTCTATTGCATCTTTACAACACACTAGACTTACGTAAGAGTTTCAATGCCTCCTTGGGCTATATGTTTTGTGGCGTTTTTCGGTATGTTTCGGAAACCGCACCTACTCCCCACTGCGGTGTCTAAATTCGAAGCCACCAAGCAGCTAAGATTTTACGATTCATTCATGGGGTACGCTTGTGACGATACGCTGGAGTAAAAACCATCCAATTTCGCGAACGCATTGTCAAGGTTCCCTTGCCGCGCATACCGAGCAGTGCGCTTTGCCCCACAGCAGCGATTATGCACGCCTTTCGCCTTACCCCCGGTTGTAATGCACAATCCCAAGCGTTCGCATGGGTTAACTGTAGTCACAACTATAACATCTTTACTGATAATCTGTTCATGACGAAACTTAGACAACAccttaatattaatattaataataatatttcagGCGTAGATGCGGCAACATTCTCTCCGTCGCGGTGGAGCCTCTTTTTCATATCAGTCGGGTATTCCGCTGGAGTTTATTACGGAAGCCCATGAGGGCCACTCAACGTTTTCGTTAACAACATCTCACCTTTCGGTCACGACTTTGAACTATTTGCGTCACGACAACTCACTTTGAGTGTCACGACAAAGCACTATTTGATTATCGCTTAAAACATTGCAGGTTTAGTTCACCAtatcgcactttgtgtctcaaaacatcgcactttgtgtcttaaaaaactcATCATTTTGCCTTTGCTTAAAACATTTCAGTATATCGTTCACGACATTCAAATTTGAGCTTGTAACATAGCActatttgtctattgcataaaatatttgactttgtgcttcataacatgggactttgtgtcttaaaaaatctcgcgatttgccAAATGCGCAAATtatttcaggttttgtctattgcaaaaaataattaaCTTTGTGTTTTATAACATGTTACTTcgtgtcttaaaaaatatcgCGATTTGCCGAATGGCCAAATAATTTCCGTTTTTGTctatgcataaaatatttaacttgtGCTTTAGAACTTAATTTCACAAATTTGAAGAGAGTTTTCAAATAACTGGATTCTATACTCGAATGACCTGTGAGCTCTCTACAAGGTCTAAAAACTAAACAGAACTTCAGGATAGGCCGAGGAAAAGAAGCCTTTAGCGATACGGGATCAAAGGCTGAACTGGTTGAGTGCTCGCTCGAGTTTTATTCAGTGTTCAGTATAAATCACGGCGTTTGACTTTGTTTAACTTTTTTGACAATCGTTTACAGAATTCCATAATATCTTAGGCAACGACTCAAAAtgcaggggtggatccaggttTTTGAGTGCCACTGGTCTATGTTCAATATAGCTGCCTACTAACTGTCTTTGAGCAGGAGAAGGAAAAATGGTACTTATAGACGGCAAGCCTGTGGTTGGTCCTTGGTCCAGGAGTTTTcaagataataagaaaaaaaaatccaatattAATATCATATGTCATATACAAAAGATATGTACAAATTATAGACAATATAGTTTGAATAAAAACTCCACTTTTTCATCCTTGGGGACTGCAGTAACTGGAGCTCTGGAGAAAAATCCAACATTGTTATCATAGTTTAAAAGAGAGAAGTAGTGaatgattataaaaagaatatataatttgaaaaaaactcCACTTTTTCATCCTTGGGAACTGCAGCCACTGGAGCTctggagaaaaataaaacattaatatCAAGTTATAAAAATGAGAAGTACTAAAtgattataaaatatatatataatttgaaaaatactcCCCTTTTTTATCCTTTATCCTTTTATCCTCCCTTATTTATAACTGCAGCTTCTGGAGCCCAGGGAAATGTTTGTAAACCATTTGAGCTTAACATGAAATCCCAGTGTCAATAGAAAAATTGAAATCatcactaaataaaaaaacatctagaaAAGACTTTTTAAGAAAGTTATACAGGCACCAGTTTGAGTTTCTGTAGCTGTTCTCCATCAGTTTAAGGGTGAGACCCAGATGGAAAATAACTCACAAGCTCTCTAGAAACAGATGGTGCAAAAACTTAAGTTAATATGTTTGCCATTCTCATCCTCCTAGGGTGCAATTGAGCAAATAAATCTATTATTCTGTCCAGGTCTAAATCCATGTCTTTGTGGGTATACATTAGTGCCAGCCCATTCAATCTGTCCTCAGTCATTGTGCTTCTCAAATAGGTTTTAAGATTTCGAAGGGATGAAATGGATCTCTCACAAGAAGCAGATGAAATTGGAAGTGTGATCAGGATCTTTAACATTAAGTAAATATTGACATATGCATCTTTGTCAATGTCCTCCAGTGTAGCCTTAAGAGTGTCTGGAATCACTTCTCCTCTGTTATCCCTCCCCTTCCATAATCTCTCCCATAATAAAAGCTCTGCCTGTAAACCTATATAATTTGGCACGTCCTGTCTGTAATAGTTACACAATTCTAAAACATTAGGCTTCCAGTCGTCAGTAGCAATCAAAACAGATGATCGAAATACCTTTGTAGCAGATAAATACATCATCCTTGAATCTAGAATCGAGCTGCTCGAATACATGGTCTAGGAAAACTCTGGTCAGATTTatcttgtaatagtcttcaGGATTTGCAGCAGGAGCATTGGGTCTATGTCTCTGTCTCTGAGCTACCCTTGGCATATCTGGTTGTACATCTACTTGTCTTGCGATAGTTACTGCATCCTGGTACAGTTCATGGTGTGTGGCATCAATGTCATTGCTCATTTCTATGAGAACTGATATCAGAAGAGCAAGTTCTTCTTTCGCTTTCAGGATATCCATAGCTTTACTTTGCAGCTTCACTGTAAGTGGCTTAGTTAGTGCCAAAATATGTctgacaataacaatagcaacaataaaagaaaaggtTGATAGCATTAAGTAATGATTGGGCATCTTGTCTGCTGGTAGGATTCCAGTTGGTATTTTCATGCTTGTGTCTGTTCATTGAGATATCTTCTAGTGTAGCTGTGACTGGATGGGGAAGCTCAACTATTCGGTCCATAGCATCTATCCTTTCAATCCATCGGGCGCGGCATACATTAATTAAAgcagtgtgtgtgtgtgtgtttttttttttttgcaaaagttTTATGATCTTGAATTCTGAATGTTGGGAGAGttgtaaaaaaattcaaaaagctTTCGCACAACATCCATCATGTTTCTGACATTTGGTATTTGGCAGGTATTGGCAATACACAAATTCAGCTGGTGATTcataatatttatatttacttaTATATCTCAATTTAAGCTCAGGATTTCGCAATTACGTTTATAGTCTATTCGCAAAGCATGCAAATATATACATTTCTTTTTGCCCACCCGCCCACTCCAGATAGGCAGTCATGattaaaatattgatttgTGTTCCTTGTAACTAGAAGTCAGGAAACTCAGGAAGGGGATTGAATGTTTAGTTACACCTCAATCATTGTAAAGTTTATTATTGTAAATTAGAAATTTATATGTAACTATTATGATATAATTATTAAAGCTGCTGAAACCCAAACTCCTGCACTTGAAGTAAATTAAAGGATTATTTATGGTACTGTTTGTTTCGTTCTATCCATGGAAGATTGGCGTCGCAATAATTTtcagcatcatcatcgttCCAGTCTGTCTCATAACGTCGACTGTTGCTTTCTGTAAAATATTCGGTATTTTACGAAGACATGTGAATGTTATCCACAGCGAAGCAAACCTTGGGGAAATAACGGACAACGCTCGCGCTGAAAGCGTTCTCAAGTATCGCAAATTTGTGCTTGGAATCGTCTACGTccaagtgtttttttcttgtgtgcTATACGCCGTATTTCGTGGCACTTGTCATCCGAACGATCTTGGGCGTGTCACCAGAATAGAAGCTAGCCTGGAATATAACGACTACGGTTATCTATATCAACTCCTCTATGAATCCGTGTTTGTTCTGTTGGAGAATGAAAGAGATCAGATCAGCTGTTATAAAGACGGTTAAAGGTTTTCGTGGACCCAGAGATAGAAGTGAATCGAGAATTTCTCGGATTTCCCCTAGAGACTCTAGAAGTAATACACTGAACCCAGAATACTTGAAAACCAAACATGATAACCAAGCCCAAACATGATAACCAAGCCCTAACATGATAACCAAGCCCAAACATGATAACCAAGCCCTATTGGCTGTATTGAGTCTGTCTTGGTTCGGGAACTCCCAGAAAATGAAGATCTcgctccccccctcccccactcttCTTTACTTTCTCTTGCCTCCCCCGCAATCAGCCTTACTTTGTTGAGAGACTGATTCctttgtaataaaaagttTATAAAATCATTTGGAAAAGGGCTAAAGGAATTATACTTCTAAAAAATCACCGGTCTCCATCGACCGTATCTGGAATAAGAAGCCAGACGGCTCTGAGCGCTTCTCAGAAACTGAGAGAGACGTAGAGGCGTTAGCATGTGCGTTcccggtaaaaaaaaataacaaaaataataaattaaaaacagCACCAACGCAGTGTTAAATTACAAGAAAGCACAAAAAGCTGACTACACTCGCCGATTAGAGTTtgtttaatcattttttttaactttcctGGTTGTGTGCCTTGTCGGAACAGGTGCTCGCTTTACAAATTCGTGTCCCTAAACTCACAGAAATATATAGCGACTAAGTGCTTGGTATTTGGATAGTCTTTGTCATCCACTCACTCCGACTTCTTTTAATTAATATTTGAGTATTAAAGTGCCAACCTGTGGTAACTGTGTGCTAACGGAAGTTAACTGCGGTTTATTATTCCGTTATtccattttatttattctgttGGCGAAAATAGAGTATGAAACTCGTAAATACGTTTGCTTTAGATGATACGCAAACCAAAAATTACTTCTTTCTAGTCTCAAGAATGCAAGGAAGGTTTAAATTACATCAAATACTAATACAAGCTTCTGTAGTTTTTGCAGGTTAAATTACTGTTTGCATAAGATCGCATCCTAGTGTGGAGTTGACACAATTTTCTCGTTTATTTTCCTATTTGATAGGATTTTTGTGACAGAAGCCATTATAATTGTTAGGCAAACAGATATGTTATTTTTCGTGAGCAGCGCAAAGTAGGTCTTCGGGCATATTTGGCGCAGTcgctatatatatatttacagtCGAAAAAATGAATTGCAACCATAGATGTATTTTTCCCACGAAATTAGGCAAGGTAATGTTTACACCTTTTTGTACCACAGTCTTTTTATCTTTAAGAACTAAGCGTACTCATGAATACTAGGGCGTATAGAAAGACGAACTGATATTACAAAGGCTGAAAGGCCAGTACTTGTGAGGCGACGTGCGTGACGTGAGGCAGTGAAGGCGGAAGTTATAACAAGCACAACCTGAATAAACAGCCAAGAGAAACTCATAGAAATACTTGTTATATCCATATTAGCTTGCGGAACTTGGCTTCGCTGATTCGCTTTCACTATAGGATAGCATAAATAAGCGGCTTACTTGAACTAAAAATAGCGGAAATGTATGAAAGGTTGAGCGTTTAGATATCATGGGGTTAACTTGGGAACACAGTTTACTTCAAATACATTGGGTGAGGAAAGTGTCTGAAACTACCAACTACATTGCGACAAATAAAGTGGTCCAAGACTCAAAGACCACTTTGGGAGTATCCATGCATGAGAATAATTCAACGAGGCCGTGTTTGTTTTTGGTTTACAAGCCTCAGAGTATTCGGCTCGCTCGAGATGCGTACATTGCGGCTGCGGCCATCAACTGCATCACGATGTTTCCCGCCATTATCTTGAACGTGCTTCTGATGAGAGCGATGTCTCGTTCGCCTGCTCTTCGGAAGCCACCGACTCTTCTCCTGTACAGTGTTTCTGCGTCGGATTTACTACTTGGTCTGATCGTACAGCCGGGATATCTCGCCAAGAAGGTCGGAGAGCTCACTGATAACTTTCACATTTATTGCAAGAGTGCAATGTTAACGTACGTTGTAGGGAATTCCTTGACGGCAGTGTCATTACTCAATCTTACTGCTATCGCCATTGATCGATATCTCGTCGTGACTTCGGGAATCCACTACCCGAGCAAGGTGACCAAATGTCGCTTGTTTGTGATTATTGCGTTTATATGGACTTTTGCCATATCTATAGCTTTGGGACAAATTGTGATTAAAAGGTTCCTGGTGCTTCTTTCGACTGCGATAATTATTCTAATTTGTGTCATCACCTCAACGCTATGTTACACCAAAGCGATGTATACCATCAAAAGACAACAGACGCTCATGAATGCCGCAACCAGGAACAATGCACGCACAGAACGCTACCGAAAGTCTATAGTTACCATGGTAactgtatttatcattttcatacTTTCCTACACGCCATTTNNNNNNNNNNNNNNNNNNNNNNNNNNNNNNNNNNNNNNNNNNNNNNNNNNNNNNNNNNNNNNNNNNNNNNNNNNNNNNNNNNNNNNNNNNNNNNNNNNNNNNNNNNNNNNNNNNNNNNNNNNNNNNNNNNNNNNNNNNNNNNNNNNNNNNNNNNNNNNNNNNNNNNNNNNNNNNNNNNNNNNNNNNNNNNNNNNNNNNNNTCAACTGCAAATGCACGCTGCCATGTCAAAATACCTGTTTATTCTAGAAATTTTATTGGCCAAGATAAAACATTATAGCATAAGATACACAGCACAGCATGattcataatattttttaatattttggttATAGGGTTAATTACTGTCTGATGGTAATTTTATGTGGGGAACCTTGTGAATATAAGACAACTAACAGCTATTGTTCTGGCTTCTTCTGATTGGTTCACCACATAAAAAATCACCTGTAAGGTATAAAGCAAAGGACATGTTTCACGCAATTTCTTCAAAATCTTACTATGTTTGGTATAAAATACTATGGTAAgtgtcaaaagctttctgtggTGATTACCAAGGAATACCTCAACTATGGTAAGTGTCAAGCTTTCTGTAGGAATTACCTAGGAATGCCTCAACTATGGTATGTGTCAAGCTTTCTGTGGGGATTACCAAGGAATGCCTCAACTATTGTAAgtgtcaaaagctttctgtggAGATTACCTAGGAATACCTCAGCTTTGGTAAGTGTCAAGCTTTCTGTGGGAATTACCTAGGAATGCCTCAACTATGGTATGTGTCAAGCTTTCTGTGGGGATTACCAAGGAATGCCTCAACTATTGTAAgtgtcaaaagctttctgtggTGATTACCTAGGAATGCCTCAACTATGGTAAGTGTCAAGCTTTCTGTGGGAATTACCTAGGAATACCTCAACTATGGTAAgtgtcaaaagctttctgtggggATTACCAAGGAATGCCTCAACTATGGTATgtgtcaaaagctttctgtggTGATTACCTAGGAATGCCTCAACTATGGTAAGTGTCAAGCTTTCTGTGGG contains:
- the LOC125557297 gene encoding histamine H2 receptor-like (The sequence of the model RefSeq protein was modified relative to this genomic sequence to represent the inferred CDS: added 264 bases not found in genome assembly), producing the protein MGLTWEHSLLQIHWVRKVSETTNYIATNKVVQDSKTTLGVSMHENNSTRPCLFLVYKPQSIRLARDAYIAAAAINCITMFPAIILNVLLMRAMSRSPALRKPPTLLLYSVSASDLLLGLIVQPGYLAKKVGELTDNFHIYCKSAMLTYVVGNSLTAVSLLNLTAIAIDRYLVVTSGIHYPSKVTKCRLFVIIAFIWTFAISIALGQIVIKRFLVLLSTLCYTKAMYTIKRQQTLMNAATRNNARTERYRKSIVTMVTVFIIFILSYTPFCVSVVMVAAMGESAKSWSAEALCSVIAFTNACVNPLILFWRIREIRNAGRQLLAGLSLHTGRAEESHSESMGGMSRVRMLAKTSTGV